The DNA region acaaatgaaaacactgaagacAATGAAACATAACGCTGAAGCAGGAATCTGAACTAAAGCCAGTGAATACGGCTGGTGTTAGCTTAATATGACTATGAATAATGTATCATATCTATCACAGAAATAGAATTCAATGAGTGAAAATCTGACAAAATCATATCAAATGATCATGTAAATAATTGTGTGAAACTTTACTGCTTGAAAATTGCACTTTTATTCGATTGTTAAATCAGGATAAAGCCAAGCATGAAACCAAATGTTGTTTGCACCCTGAGCCCAAAGTGAAATGTCATTTACATTCCCTGCACTGTATATTTTgctttgttgatgttgtaaatatgaaatcaatttttatatttgtaaagttatttttgtaagaaatatatatatataaaaaaaaaagttgtcttTTCTATTCTTATTTTAGTTGAACGtgtttattgtaaaatgtgtgtctgaTACAAATTCCTGACATTTCTTTGTAGTTATATATTCCTTAACAATTTCTTACTCAGtgagaattattttttaagtgAACATTTGGCTAAACATGTGGACCTTGagtatcagaaatcctttattagtcccacgatggggacatttaccttgttacagcaaaagaacaagaaagtaaagtggcgagtacacaattaaatagaataaagtaCAGTAACAGCAGTACAGagtcgttgataaaaagttgtaagagtgaatattgcacatggcagtgatattTGCaccacattacattacagtacagttcatttagctgacgcttttgtccaaagcgacatacaaaaagtgcaaacaatcatggagatacaactccgaacagcaagaatcttgtaagtacaatagcttcaaataggtacaatcgtataagtgaacactgtctttaaataagccagtttgaagtgcaacatacagaaacaatagaatacaaattcaactattagctataaataagccaaaccaatacaagtgcaacatacaaagaacagttgttttcttcattggccgaggtgcagtcgaaacaggtgagtgttcattctgcgacggaaggtgtgaagactgtctgctgtcctgacatcaatggggaagtcgttccaccattttggagccaggatagcaaacaggcgggttttgtttgagggaaatctgggtcccactcgtagtgagggagtggcgagccgattggtcgacgcagagcgaagtgaacacactggggtgtatggttcgaccgtggcctggatgtaggaaggggctgatccattcacagcacggtaggccagcagcagagtcttgaagcagattcgggccgccatggtagccagtgaagggagcggagaagctgTGTAATGTGGGAGAACTTGGAGAACtcaaaataagatgaaataaaCACAGGTAGCACATGACAGAAATCACAAGCACAAGATGAAACTTCAGAAGGTGAGTTTCGTTATTACTTATTTCCAATTAAAGCTGTACAATCAAAATGAAAGTTATCATTGCAGCAAAGCAAATGACTAACAAAGCTGCTACATTCAAACTAAATACAGGCGAGATGTTCGCAGTTTGACCTTGAGGATCCGGTGCTGAAGGGCAATAAACTTGCCCCATCAGCACACAAAGCATTTGTCACTTTGCAAAAATGGTTCTCTTCATGCCCACTatattcattttctctcttccaaCTCAATCAGCTAACTGAGAACATTCACGGTTTGAGTTACACCAATCAGATTTTGCCAAAATCTCTGTGAGCCAATCATCTCGTTGCTGTTAAACTTGGACACGCTTCCTTTCTCTGATGCTGTCAGCTGTCATTTCAGTGTCCGATGCGATCCTCCTCCACCCAATTCACTTCTGATCTCCTTCCCAACCTCTTCGCAGTTGGTCCTTCCTCTGAGTTCATCAGAAGTTCCGCTCCGCAGATCTTCAGCCATTGCTCTTCACCCCTTAATATATAAGTAGTATATGGATATATGACGAAATGATTTGTCTTGCACTTTGTTCCTGAATATACTCAAGTTAGTGAAGCCTTTATGAAACCACAATGAGTGCATCCCCTCGTCTAAATTTGGCATTCATACTTTTTCTCACATTATCAATAATGAATGTCTAAGATCGTACGAAGATCTCAGGAAAAAATATGATATCAACTTCAACAAACAAGTGGAAGCCAATGCATTAGATTATCTCTCTGGAACTCTACAGGCCAGACTAACGGTGCGAAGGGAAATATAACTGACACCTCGTCCAAGGCCTCAGAGAAAGTTAAATGAAGTTATGTAACCCAGACTGTGAAATATGTGACTGTCAACAAATGTTCATACAATTACCAAGATGTGGTCTACATTGTTTCCCTGTGGCAGTTTTTAACACTTAGAAGATATTCGTATTTATTTCTCATTGGtattaatatgattaataatatgattaatttattacttttgttttgactttatatattttatttttattgtttctggGTTGTCTAACTCAGTGGTTTTTAAACTTTTTGTGGCCATgacacaccaaagaccaagtcaaactctcaaggcacacctgtattcatgTCCGGGCAAAAGACCTTTTATAACACATAgcatcactgttatcactccgTGATAGGCATATGAAGCCTATTGactctatattgtgaaataagtctgtaggacaaagtacagataaagtaaataaaaaatccttCATAACCTTGTGTGCAGTTAAATGCAAttggcctaattgtttcaaaatcccacggcacaccgggctttgtctcacggcacaccaggGTGGCACGGCACACCGTTTAGGAACCACTGGTCTAACCCACGTGCCGTCTGGGGTGCGACGATGGGATTTTAGACTTTACTGATTTTTAGACTGGAGGGGCAAATAAGAGCTCTTTGTTGGCAGTTGATGAATACATGTGGGGTGGTGATgctggtggtctagtggtacggcttccaaatagaacaccggATTGTTGTGAGTTTAATAAAATACAGGCGACATTGCATGAAGAAAATTGCATTAAGGACAAAGTTATGGGAGAGATCTGCAAGCTGTGCATTTCCTATACATCACTAATATATAGGAAATGTACATAGACATGTGTTTGCATGATCTTTGTCTTTCagcaaaaaactaataaatgacaagacaatgaaaaataatgaaagattTTGTATGGGAGCATAAATCAGACAGTTCAGGAACTAAAGTTGTGTTTCTATGAAAGCactattcatttaaaagaaatacccCTGCTCTCAACTGTAGGTACATTTCCACACTTTGGCTCCTCCCTCAAGGTTCGTCCTTCCACTTTGATGCAGGAGgggatgtttgtgttttgaaagCACACGTGCACCATGTTTTAAAAGCAGCCAACACTCCCACTACATGACAGTTGATCCCAGATACAGAGGTGAGCACATCTTCTCTCAAACAAGAAGAACATTACTTACTGCCTCTTCAAGATGGTGAAAGACAGTGGCAACGGGAACTCTGGTGagatatttattctttttcagTCTTTACAGGGATCTTGATATGcaatttaaaatgctttaaatgtcaataaggccgatcacaatgtgttacatgtaggtagtgtaaattaaatatataagtaTACAGATTTTAAGTTATAACAAAActtaatactaatattaatgtcattcatttacaattttacatttcagtgacACACAtttttgtggaaaaaaacattattttattgtatgtcAAAAATGACTCTAGTATGAAATGAGTTCTTATAGTTCAGGCTTTTCAATGTATATAGACTTCATGAAAACAtacctatttctatgtttttgttaaagAGCTACTAAAAGCCACTATTCTGTTCACTCAGaaagtgattattattatacaaaatcTGATTAGGAGAGATAAAATACGGAAGTGAGACTTTCTTATCGGTGATATGGCCTGTAAAACAGACAATAAGCAAACGGTAGAAGACTTGAAAGAGATATGGCATTTATGATAGAGAGTTTATAGCTCGCGTGAGAGTAATAAAGGGGATAACTAGAAACTCTACTAATTACTGGAAATGTTCAGCTTGTCACTTGTCACTTGGCACATCTGCTACTTTCACTATTAGTTGTTTACAATGTAATCAGCTGTGACTTGTTCTCAGTTAGATTCAACTTTGCTGCCGTAGTAAAGCAAATAATTAAATAGCATCCTGTTgtacaatcaaatcaaatcaaatattcacTTCCAGGATCAAGATAGGGTGTTATGGTGTTAAGATACGACTCTTTATAATAAGATTGTTCTGTTCAATTCTGTCACTTGTTCACAGCAGCTTGATAATAAAAGGAAAAGTCTCCTTTTTATCTGCACACTTTTGCAGTTCAGTTTATTGTTTACTACACTGCATTCAGGTAGCAGATGTAAAACTTCCCAGCTTGTTGTTGAGACTGTCTGTGACACCCACACATTGTTGAACAGATATAATCTACATGATTAGACTGAAAAATAATTCACTGTATGAAAACCTGGCATCAAGATTAatatctgtgttgttgttgttgcttttgcAGATGTTGGGTCAGAGACGTCACACAGGTGCTGCCTGCCCTGCCTCGGTCCTCTGACCTTCCACCCTCAGTCTGTAGGAGACATGGTCCGCCTGAGCCGGGGATGTCGACGCGCAGACAGGATGGAGGGCACGTTCAAGAACGGCCTGGTGTTCAGCAGTCGCCCGCTGAAGATCCAGGAGAGGATTCGTCTGAGGGTGGAGAAAGATCTGTTCAACTGGCACGGAGCTCTGCGTGTGGGCTTCACTAACGTGCCTCCCTCAGCCAGATCTCTGCCTCTGCCCATCATGGCCATCCCCAACCTCACTGACACCCAAGGGCACTGGGCTGCTCCTGTGCATGAATCCCACTGCCAAGCAGGTGTAGAGATGGAGTTCTGGGTCTCTTCAGGAGGCACCATATACGTCTCAAGCAACAACGTCAAGGAGCAAAAGCTAGTGACAGGAGTGGATCTCAGCCAGCCGCTGTGGGCCATGATAGACATCTACGGAAAGACgtgctccctctccctcctgggTATGTTTAGTATAAATAACCTTGAGGTTTTGCTTGCTGCGCAGCCtgtttttcttgttcttgtgtATTTACACATGCACTGACGATGCCAAGAAAGTGTCAAAGATGCCAGTAAATGACTTTTTCCTCTATTCTTTTTCTGAAGGCTCAACGAAAAAGGAGCTTTTTCACACCAGACGGTCCTGTCCCGCACCTGAACACCTCCCCTCACCTGATGTTGACAACCACTGCACTTTGATTACTGAAGTCTCAAGCCGCTATAGAAACAGTGATGAGTGCATCTCCGGTGTAGAAGTCCCAGCTGGTAAGAAAGAGTCCTTTCAATCAAATCTGATTTCCGTGTTTGGCACATTTTTAACCAGAGCGAAGCTTTCTCTGATGACAGTCTTGTAATTGTGATTCCTCTGTTTTGATCACAGATGAAGGCAGTGGATGTGTGGTCTGCATGGAAAAAGAGGCAAGGATCACGCTGCCGTGTGGGCATCGGTGTTTGTGTAACCAGTGCGCTTCCAAATTCTTCCAGAAGTTTGACACCTGCCCGCTGTGCCGACACACGATCGGAGCTTTATCAGTGGACGGGGGGTGTGCCTCTGTCCTGCTCTGAGCTCTAAGCCAGCACACAGGAATCACCAAACAGAAGCTACTGAGAGACtttaacaaatgaaaacactgaagacAATGAAACATAACGCTGAAGCAGGAATCTGAACTAAAGCTAGTGAATACGGCTGGTGTTAGCTTAATATGACTGCAATAATGTATCATATCTATCACAGAAATAGAATTCAATGAGTGAAAATCTGACAAAATCATATCAAATGATCATGTAAATAATTGTGTGAAACTTTACTGCTTGAAAATTGCACTTTTATTCGATTGTTAAATCAGGATAAAGCCAAGCATGAAACCAAATGTTGTTTGCACCCTGAGCCCAAAGTGAAATGTCATTTACATTCCCTGCACTGTATATTTTgctttgttgatgttgtaaatatgaaatcaatttttatatttgtaaagttatttttgtaagaaatatatatatatataaaaagaaagttGTCTTTTCTATTCTTATTTTAGTTGAACGtgtttattgtaaaatgtgtgtctgaTACAAATTCCTGACATTTCTTTGTAGTTATATATTCCTTAACAATTTCTTACTCAATGAGAATTATTTTATAAGTGAACATTTGGCTAAACATGTGGACCTTGAGTGTCAGAAATCCtttagtcccacgacggggacatttaccttgttacagcaaaagaacaagaaagtaaagtggcgagtacacaattaaatagaataaagtaCAGTAACAGCAGTACAGAGtagttgataaaaagttgtaagagtgaatattgcacatggcagtgatattTGCaccacattacattacagtacagttcatttagctgacgcttttgtccaaagcgacgtacaaaaagtgcaaacaatcatggagatacaactccgaacagcaagaatcttgtaagtacaatagcttcaaataggtacaatcgtataagtgaacgcTGTCTttaaataagccagtttgaagtgcaacatacagaaacaatagaatacaaattcaactattagctataaataagccaaaccaatataagtgcaacatacaaagaacagttattttcttcattcgccgagttgcagtcgaaacaggtgagtgttcattctgcgacggaaggtgtgaagactgtctgctgtcctggcATCACTGGGGaagtcgttccaccattttggagccaggatagcaaacaggcgggttttgtttgagggaaatctgggtcccactcgtagtgagggagtggcgagccgattggtcgacgcaaagcgaagtgaacgcgctggggtgtatggttcgaccgtggcctggatgtaggaaggggctgatccattcacagcatggtaggccagcaccaacgtcttgaagcagattcgggccgccatggtagccagtgaagggagcggagaagcggtgtaatGTGGGAGAACTTGGAGAACtcaaaataagatgaaataaaCACAAGTAGCACATGACAGAAATCACAAGCACAAGATGAAACTTCAGAAGGTGAGTTTCATTATTACTTATTTCCAATTAAAGCTGTACAATCAAAATGAAAGTTATCATTGCAGCAAAGCAAATGATTAACAAAGCTGCTACATTCAAACTAAATACAGGCGAGGTGTTCGCAGTTTGACCTTGAGTTTATTAGAAGTTTCGCTCGGCTGATCTTCAGCCATTGCTCTTCACCCCTTAATATATAAGTAGTATATGGATATATGACGAAATGATTTGTCTTGGACTTTGTTCCTGAATATACTCAAGTGCtttctgggaaccatcaccttatcgtggtggagaggtttgtgtgtccctatgaacctgagagctgtgttgtctggagcctagtgctcctggtagggtctcccaaggcaaattggtttcaggcgaggggccagactaagaatggttcaaaaacgacttcatgaaaaaaagggaaaggaaaggagagaccctgcccggaggaagcccggggcccccgtctggagccaggcccagagggagggcccgacagcgagcgcctggtggccgggtttgccacggagcccggtcgggcacagccc from Cottoperca gobio chromosome 9, fCotGob3.1, whole genome shotgun sequence includes:
- the LOC115013745 gene encoding E3 ubiquitin-protein ligase NEURL3-like, whose translation is MVKDSGNGNSDVGSETSHRCCLPCLGPLTFHPQSVGDMVRLSRGCRRADRMEGTFKNGLVFSSRPLKIQERIRLRVEKDLFNWHGALRVGFTNVPPSARSLPLPIMAIPNLTDTQGHWAAPVHESHCQAGVEMEFWVSSGGTIYVSSNNVKEQKLVTGVDLSQPLWAMIDIYGKTCSLSLLGSTKKELFHTRRSCPAPEHLPSPDVDNHCTLITEVSSRYRNSDECISGVEVPADEGSGCVVCMEKEARITLPCGHRCLCNQCASKFFQKFDTCPLCRHTIGALSVDGGCASVLL